The Chthoniobacterales bacterium DNA window ACGTCCATGACCCTCGGACCCTGCAGCGTCAGATCACCAGGAGCGACCTGTGGATTTTGACCACAACTTTGTGGATCTGGCGGTTCCGACCATCGGACACCAGCGGGCGGTGGGCGTCCGTCGGGAAGAGAAAAACGAAAAGTCCGTCGCCCATCGGCACCGCCAAATCCTGCGTGGAAGACCCGTAAAACTGCACATCCTTCGTCTCGTCGTGCGGCCCCGCGGGGTTCAGTTTTGCGGCGGGCGCCCAATCGATGATCTCCCCTCCACCGAGGCCGTATTGGAGGTCAACATATTCGCGATGAGTTTCCCAGCGGCACGCGTCGCGCGGGGCGGTATCCTCGCGAAGCACGCGGGCGAACATTTTGTCGCCGAGGAATTCGACTTTCGTATCGGGCGCGGCGTCGCGGCAGGTTGCGAGCCAGTCGAACAAGGGTGTGCTGTCGGCACCGCGAAAAAGTTCGCCGTGGCGCTTCAGGTCGTCATGCGTTCCCAAGATCATAGTCGTAATCCTGAGGCCCGCGCCTCGAGAACACCAGCCCCAGAACCAGCGCGAGGCCAACGGACATCCCGGCGACAACGCCCCAGACCGCGCGCCAAGATCTCGAGCTGTGCATGCGCGTCGCTTCCCGCGCACGCTCCACGATGCGCGCGGATTCGGGGCCACCTTTCTTTCCGGGCGAAGCCGTCACCTTGTCCAGGAACGCGTCATACCGGGTTTTGGCCGCCTTGGCGTTCGCCTCGAGCGTTGTGTATTCCACCGAGGAAGCGGACAAATCGAGATGTCGATCCACGGCGGCCGCCATCGCGGCCTTGGCCTTTTCAAGCCGCTGCTCCGCCTCGGCCCGCCGGACCTCCAACCTCGCGACGGCCTCCAGAACCGGAGCCGAAAGCCGGTCTTGCTGCTCCGCCGCTGCATCTGCCTGCTGTCCCGTTTCCTCCACGAGCGCCGCGACCTGCGGGTCGGCTCTGACCGACGACAGTTGCAGTAATTTCGCAACGTCGCCATTGCACGCAGGCACTTTGGCAAGATCGGCATCCAACCGGAGCAAATCCCCCTCGGCGTCGGAAACCGCCAGCTTCGCCCCGTCGATCTTCGACTGCGCTTCCGCCAGCATGGCATCGTCCACTTTGCCGCCTTGGCGGTTGATGAAACTCTGCAGGGCTTTCCCGGCCATCTGCAACTTTGTCTCCAGACGCGATTTTTCCAGAGCGAGAATCTCGGTGGCAGTCGATGCGGATTGCCCCGCTTTGTCTTCCATGATGCGAGGAAATTGCTCCGCGTAAGCATTGGCAATTTTCACGCAAAGATCAGGCGACTCCGTCTGCGCCTCGATGTCGATCAAACCGTCCGCACCGCGCGCCGAGGCGAAAACCGCCCCCTGCAGGCGCCTGGATGCCGCCGTCTTGTCGACTTCACCCGTCTCCGCATTTTGGCCGGAGAGTCCGGCGAGAAAATCAGGATCCTGCAAAAGGGCGGTTTCCTGCAACACGCGGACCGCGGCGGCATTGCTATTGAGCAACTTTGCGCCCTCGCGAGCCGAGTCGGCGAGTTTTGCCTCCGCCTCGGGCGAGCCGCCCGCACCCGCGGCACCCGCGCCGACCGTGGCCGTTGCCGTGAAAAGAGCCTTTGGACGGGCATCGGGATAGAGCGCCAAGGCACCGCCGATGATTCCCCCGAGAAGCACGACCCACCAACGCCGCAACACCGCGCGCCATTTCCGCTGACGGCGGAGGCGGCGGATTCTTTGCTGGTCGTCGTGGAAAGAAGACAAGGAACGTCGGGGAGTTGGAAGCGCCCGCACCGGCGGCCGCTATTGAGTATATTGCTTTATTCTAGGTGCGAAGCGCAAACGTGCAAAGAGGCCGTGCGGACACGGTCGGGGCCGCGAGCCCCGCCGCACGGCCGTGGTCGCCAGTCGGGAAACCCGGGCCAGCAACACCCTGTGGCTCCGGGCTCAGCAAACTTTCTCCATGGAGATGCCAAGGAGAGCGGCGAGCTTGCCGAGCTTGTCCGAAATGTGGCCGACGCCGATGGCGCAATGGTGGGCCGGACCATGAACGTTCCATTTTTCCATGAACCCGCGGGCACCGACGGGGAATTTGTAACGGCTGTTGGTGTTTCCGATCTCAAGGATCGGGCCCGGCACCGACTCTCCCTCGGCGACGAGAAATTTCGGACGGCCGTTTTCGCCGTCCACCACCGAAAGCAGCGTCACGGGGCCGTGGCGGACGCTCATCTCCACGGAAAGCCCGCGTCCCACCTTGCCGTGATAGACATCGAGCGGGCGGACTTTGGTCTTTCCGGAGGCGATTTTGATATGACCGGGGCCGTCGTGTCCGAGGAGAATGACGTCCTCGCGGAAATCCGCGGCATAGTATTCGGTGAACGATCCGCCGACGCCGAAAGTGTCCATGATTTTCATGGCCTGCGCGTTTTTGACCTCGTATTCGCCCGCCACGGGTATGCCGCGTCCGGTGAGCAGCGAGTTGCCGAGAATCACCGAGGTCATCACGTCCTCGTTCTCCTCCGATCCGGTGCCCATGTAGTAATAGGCCATGGAACCGAGCCGGTGTTTCTCGACAAGATGATCGAGCGCGACGGCCGTGTTCGCGGCGCGGACGAGTTCCGCCTCGGGAACGTCCGGCTGGATGTCGAAGACCCCGCGGAACTCGGCGAGTTTCGCATCGACGGAAGACTTGGTGACGCCGCGCCGCAGGGAAGCGAGTTCCTCGACCTCGAGGATTTCCATGTGGCCGCCGAAGCAGGCGAGTTGCGCCGTGAGGTCGGTGTAGATGTCGAGCATGCCGTTGTAGTAGTGCCCGAGAAGGCCGAGGCGGTTGTTGGCCATGGCATGCGCGACGCGCGCGGCTTCGATCCAATCGTCGATTTCGCGCCAGACCGGGTCGTTTTCGAGCAGGGTCCCTGTCACCTGGTGGAAATCGATGCGGGCGCGTTTGAAAGCGTTGGCGATTTCCGGCACGGGGCAAGCCGAGCACCAGGCGAGCCATTCGCCGGTCATCTTCGTGCGGTCCCCGAGCTTGTTGAATGTCCCGTAGTCGATCGCCTCACCCGGTTGCAGGTTCATGATCACCACCGGAACTTTGGCCCGTTGCGCGACCGGCAAGACGGTGGACGAAAGCGCGTAGGTGGTGACGTGAAGAAAAATAATGTCCACCTCGGAGCGGCGGAAAAAGCTTCCGGCCTCGACCGCGCGTTCGGGGGAATCGACGAGCCCGGCGTTGCATATTTCGACGCCCGGCCGAGCGAATCTTTTCGCCGCCTGCGCGACGTAGCCCTC harbors:
- a CDS encoding DUF386 domain-containing protein — protein: MILGTHDDLKRHGELFRGADSTPLFDWLATCRDAAPDTKVEFLGDKMFARVLREDTAPRDACRWETHREYVDLQYGLGGGEIIDWAPAAKLNPAGPHDETKDVQFYGSSTQDLAVPMGDGLFVFLFPTDAHRPLVSDGRNRQIHKVVVKIHRSLLVI
- a CDS encoding arabinose isomerase, whose amino-acid sequence is MKTTTPPLRIGLLGIGLDAYWPQFEGLKERLEGYVAQAAKRFARPGVEICNAGLVDSPERAVEAGSFFRRSEVDIIFLHVTTYALSSTVLPVAQRAKVPVVIMNLQPGEAIDYGTFNKLGDRTKMTGEWLAWCSACPVPEIANAFKRARIDFHQVTGTLLENDPVWREIDDWIEAARVAHAMANNRLGLLGHYYNGMLDIYTDLTAQLACFGGHMEILEVEELASLRRGVTKSSVDAKLAEFRGVFDIQPDVPEAELVRAANTAVALDHLVEKHRLGSMAYYYMGTGSEENEDVMTSVILGNSLLTGRGIPVAGEYEVKNAQAMKIMDTFGVGGSFTEYYAADFREDVILLGHDGPGHIKIASGKTKVRPLDVYHGKVGRGLSVEMSVRHGPVTLLSVVDGENGRPKFLVAEGESVPGPILEIGNTNSRYKFPVGARGFMEKWNVHGPAHHCAIGVGHISDKLGKLAALLGISMEKVC